The nucleotide sequence GCAAAATGTAGAGAGTGTCGAGGATGCCGAGAGACTGCGTAACCTTACGGCAACCGTCGCCAAGCAGGAGACGATCAGTATCGGTCGTGATGGCTTGAGCAATATGATGTTTGCCCAAGCAAAACAATTTACCGATGAGTTTGGTATTGAATTGATAGACATCGTCATCCGACAGATTCGCTATAGTGACGATCTCACCGAAAGCGTATATCAGAGGATGATCAAGGAACGTAACCAGATTGCTGAGGCATACCGCTCCTACGGCCGTGGACAGCTTGCACAGTGGCAAGGAAAGACTGAGGGAGAAGAGAAACAGATTCTCTCCGAAGCCTATGCCGAGAGTGAGAAGATCAAGGGTATTGCTGATGCTGAGGCTGCAAAGGTCTATGCAGAATCCTACGAGGTCGATCCAGAGTTCTTCGAATTATGGAGAACATTGGAGTCATACCGCAAGACAGTGCCTGGTTTGGACAAGATTCTCAGCACTGACATGCAGTACTTTGATATGATCTATGGAAGGGACGCTCAACAATAAATTGGCTACTGGCCTTTATTAAGGAGGAAGGGATTTGTTCCCTTCCTCTTTTTTTGCCTTCCTGCTACACTCATCGCATGAGAGAGAAAAGCCTAACCATCTTCGACTTTGACGGTACACTCTACCCGATCAACTCCTATGACAGCGAACAGCTGCTGATTCTTTCTGCGGCAAAAGAACGAGGAGTCCTGTTCAAGAAGCGGGGCAAGCACTTCATCGAACAAGACCAGAAGGGAGTGTTTGACGATGCATCTTTCCACCACCGCTATGAGAAGCTGGTTAAGCGAGCTACCTCAACCATGATAGATGAAGTAGCAGACATCCTTCTCTCTTCCATTGGCAAGAGGGAAAAAGAAGCACTTCTCAGACTTTCTCAGATCAGCGATCTGGGTATCCTTACCTGCGGTACGGAAAACATTGCAAAGGCATTCCTCCAGAAGCTCGGGATGGAAGACTCCTTCTCGTTCATCCGTGGAAAAAGACTCGTCAGAAATAAAGAAGGCAACTTCCACTTGTTCGTCGATATTGCAGGACCGGGAGACAAAGCTCTGGCAGTAGATTCCCTGAGAGAAGACTATAAGACCATCCTCGCCATCGGGGATGGTCCTACCGATATTCCTATGCTTGAGGCAGCAGACTATGGAATGATTGTTGCTTGGAACAGGAAGAATCGGCAGTATCCCTTTGATACCTTCCCTTCCCTGGAGTCAGCAGTATTGCACTCCATTGGTTACTTGGAAAGCAATAGACGAGCCTGATTTAGTGCTAAACGATAGGAAAGAGAGAAGCCAAGCCCGGTCAATCCAAACAGAAGCAAGACGGAAAGCATCATTGACAGACCTATAAGCATTGGCAGCAGAAGTATCAAGGCAAAGAGCACCAACACCAAAAAAGCGATAAGCATGCCGAAGAGCCCATTCAGGTTGCTTTTCATTGCCTGCTGACTTACCTTCCAGTCGAGCTTCGGATGATGGTAATCGATTGCAAGTTGCATGCATGCAATCATACCTATGCACATTAGTGACAGAGGTATCATCCAAAGAAGATGCCACAAGGGAAGAGAGAGCAGCAAGAGTGATGCTGCCAGATAGATTACATGGGGAATGAAGACAAGCAGCAGATGAAACAGCAACTTCGCCCCGACAAATGTACTCGCATCAAGCGGGTACAGCTTATCGAGGTTAAAACGCTTTCCCTGCCTGGAAACACTGGTTGAACTGATCATGCTGAGATTCGCGAACAAAAGCAACAACAGATACACCAGTTGGAGAAACACCCCGGTCTCAATAAGCTGAGAAGCAACTTCAGAGAGCTCATCCAGAATACCCATAAAACTATACAGGACCAACAGCAAGACAGGAATTCCCAATTCTCCTACTATCTCAAACACAAACATACTCTCAGAGCGGATGATGAGCAATTCACGTTTCATCAGCGCTTGTTGGGGACTTGCAGAACGGAGAGAATGCTCGGCTTTCCGGTTCCTGGCCACCGATTGGTTGCTCAGTACATATGAGAGATTAGCTGCATAGGTGGATCCCACAAACAGAACCAAAACCATAAAGAGCAGCCCCCCCAGCCCAAGCATAGTAAGCAGACTTGCAAGGGAGGTGACCATCTTCGCCTGCATAAGGAAAAGGGGGATCATACCCATGAGCTTCTCAATAAGTGGAGTATAAGCCTGCAACATCGCCTCATAATTAAACGAGACCAACGAACCATCCTCATTCATATTCTTAGAAAGAGAGACTGTCAGCACGAGAATCATGGACACCAAGGCGACTGCGCTTACCAGTTCCTCTGCCATCTTGTGGTTCTTTCCCTTCGTGAGTCTGACCAATGCCATGGAGATCAGGACAGAAAGAGAGAGGGCAAAAAACGGTCCTATCAGAAGAAAGAAAATTCCGCCAAGGAGGTATACTAGTGAGAACCCTTCAATCCAGAGGCCAACAACGAGGGATGGAAATGTAATGAACCAGTACATGGGAGCTTGCAGAAGGTACGCGATCAGTAGTCTACTCGCACCCAATTCTGCATGACGTACAGCCAATGAACCAACCAGCTGAATATCTTTTGCACCATAAAGCAGGCTGGTCCCACTGGCAAGGCTATAGAACAGTTGGAATACAAAACCCAAAAGGGCAGCAAAGACAAGGCCTAGATAGGGATACCCCAAGAGCAGGCCAAGGGTTTGATAACTAAAGTAGTTCACCCCCAGGATGACACCAAGATAGATAAACACGAGTGCAATCAAGAACGTGGACAACAAGCTCAAGATTCGAGAGCGAGAGGTACTGATCCGCTCCATGAAATCCTTGATCGGCTTGTTCCCCGAGAAGAAAGCGCGAACCAGCAAGAATACAACGCGCATGTTCATGGCTCTTACCCCTCGCTCTCTGTCAGCTCAAGGAACAACGATTCCAAGGTTGCATCTAGTTCTTGGGTACGCGATTGCAGTTCCTGTAAAGTTCCATTGTACAACAACAGACCCTCCTTGATGATTCCCAGACTGCTACAAAGTTGCTGGGCAACTTCCAATACATGGGTGGAGAAGAATACCGTATTACCTGATTCAGCAAACTCACCCATGAGCGTTTTCAGGATAAAGGCTGCTTTTGGATCCAGCCCAACCATGGGTTCATCCAAGATAAGCAACTTAGGCGAGGGCAACAGGGCTGAAATGATTGAAAGCTTCTGCTTCATCCCATGGCTGTAGGAAGAGATCTCATCCTTTAAAGCGTGAGAGAGCAACAATCGCTCCCCCAGCTCATCGACCCGTTGTTTGCGCTTCCCGACTCCAACCCCATAAAGATCTGCAATGAAGGAGAGATGTTCATACCCACTCATTCTCTCATAAAAAAGCGGTTCATCAGGTACATATCCGATCAATCGTTTATAGGAGAGCGGATCCGTATGAAGGGAGTATCCCATAAAACTGACAGAACCGGAGTCTGGCTTGAGCAAGCCAGTGAGCATCTTGATGGTGGTACTCTTACCAGCCCCGTTGGGACCAAGAAATCCGAATATCTGTCCAGGTGCAATGGAAAAAGTCAGTGTATCAACTGCTTTCCTTGGTTGATTACCATATCGTTTGGTTATTTGATCACATACCAGCATTTGACTACCTCCACTGCAGTATAGAGTGGAAAATGTGATTTTGCAATTACTATTTCGAATATTTTCGAATTAGTATTGATGTATATTAATGCAGTATAATTCTGGTTTTTTTCGATTTTGATTGTATATAATACGATTTTTACGAATATTTATGCATAAACCACTTGTCATTCCACACAGGAATTACTACACTAACGACAGAATACAATACCGAACAGGGAGATACGAATATGGATAAGGAAAAAATCATTCTGGCATACAGCGGAGGACTGGATACCTCAGTAATACTGAAGTGGCTTGCCAACAAAGGGTTTGATGTGATCGCCTATGTTGCAAATGTCGGGCAGAACGAAGATTTTGCTGCAATTGAAAAGAAGGCTTTGGCAACTGGTGCTTCAAAAGTATATGTGGAGGACCTCAGAGAGGAATTGGTCACTGAATACATTTTCCCTGCCCTCCAGGCCAATACGATATATGAAGGCACCTATATGCTGGGAACCTCCCTGGCTCGCCCGATCATCGCAAAACGCCAGATTGAAATTGCCCGCAAGGAAGGAACAGTCTATGTTTCCCATGGAGCCACCGGCAAGGGAAATGACCAGGTCCGCTTTGAGTTCGGTTACTATATGCATATGCCTGAGGTTAAGATCATCAGTCCCTGGAAAGACCCAGAGTGGCTCAGTCAGTTCGAGGGAAGAAGCGATATGATCGCCTATGCAAAGAAGTACGATATTCCTGTCAAGGCATCTACCAAGAAGCCATACAGCGAGGACGAGAATCTTATCCACATCAGTCACGAGGCTGGTATCCTGGAAGATCCTTCTCTTCGCGCTGATGATGATGTGTACAGCCTTACCCTCAGCCCGAAGGAAGCCAAGGATGAGGAAACACTGCTCACCTTCACCTTTGAGGACGGAATTCCTGTATCAGTGAAGAATGAGGGTGATCAAACTGTTGTCACCGATCCACTGCAGATGATTCTTTATCTCAACAAGATGGGTCATGGCAACGCTATTGGACGGGTGGATATGGTAGAGAACCGCTATATCGGAATCAAGAGCCGCGGTGTCTACGAGACCCCGGGCTGCGAGATCCTCTGGAAGGCTCACCACAATCTTGAGGGTATAACAATGGACAAGGAAGCAATGCACCTGAGAGACAGCCTTATGCCCAAGTATTCCGAGTTGATCTATAATGGTTACTGGGGTGCTCCTGAGTTTGAGATGCTTCGCTCTGCCTTCACCGTGAGCCAGAAGCATGTCACAGGGACCAGCAAGGTTATATTGTACAAGGGCAATGTCATCTTCGCTGGCGTGGAAAGCCCATTCTCCCTCTATGACGAGGAGATGGGAAGCATGGACAAGGCTGGCGGGTATGAGCCGGTTGATTGCAAGGGATTCATCAATATCAATGCAATCCGCTTGATTGCCAGTTCCAAACGCGGTTGAGCTGTTTATCGCTACCGCCTTCAAAGCTTGAGGGCGGTATTTTATCTACAGAGAAACGTATGCTATAGTGATGGTTGGAGATTGAGTACTATGGATGCGAGAGCGTATTTACAATTGGCTATAGACGAAGCACGGAAGACCATGAACAACGATGAAGGTGGTCCTTTTGGTGCTGTGGTTGTGGACACAAAGGATGGGTCTCTCTATGTTGCCTCCAACAATGTGCTGGCAGACCACGACCCGACCTCACACGCAGAAATTAATGCCATCCGCGAAGCGTGCCTGAAGAAAGGGACCCATGACCTTTCTGGTTGCATACTCTACACCACCTGTTATCCTTGTCCGATGTGTCTCTCTGCAAGCATCTGGGCAAACATCAAGGAAGTGTATTACGGGTGTACACCTGAGGATGCCGAGGCAATCGGATTTCGAGATGATTACATCTATCGGTATATACAGGAGGGATGCAAGGATCAGGAAGTACTCAACCTTACCCAAGCAGAGAGGGAGATGTGCCTGGAGCTCTTTGGTGAATATGCACAAGACGAATTCCAGAGGTACTGATCAGAGCAACTCCTGATAATGCTCGATACCCATGGCAAGGATGTCGTGGATATGTTCATCATTGAGACGATAAAGAACATTGCGCCCGTCTTTCCTGAAACGCACCAACCGACGGGCCCTGAGGAGTTTAAGCTGTTGACTGATGGTACTTTGTTGCATATTCAGTTCTTCGCTGATTGCATTGACGCCTCTCTCACCCTGCTCAAGCAGGAAGAGGATTTTCAATCGGGTGGGATCTCCGAAGACCTTAAAAAAGTCTGCAATATCGACAATTTCCTCATCCAACGGCAATACAAATTCTTCCATGGGGCATCTCCTCCGATTGATACCTAGTAGTATACCCATTACCGGGGAGAAAGAAAAGAAAGGAATGCATGGGTGGTATATTTCCAAAACAATCAATCTAGGATACATTTCACCCACCTGCTCACAAAAAAATACACGAAATGACCCCCTAAAGGAGGCTATGAAATGGATATCAAAGAAAAAGCAGCAAAACTGGTCCTTGAGGACAAGGAATTCGATCTCACTGTCATCACGGACAACATGGGTGGAAAATCTATCGATATAACCGCCCTGAGAAAAAGTACTGGATTCATCACGTATGACCCCGGCTTTGTAAATACAGGATCCTGTATGAGCAATATCTGCTTTGTTGATGGTGAGCAGGGTATCCTCCGTTACCGCGGATATGATATTGAGGATCTGGTAGAAAACTGTGACTTTGTAGAAGTTGCCCATCTCCTTATCAAAGGAGAACTGCCAACGCTTGCCCAACGTCACACCTATGCAGACATGCTCAACAGGCACTCACTGCTCCATGTCGATATGAGGAATTTCTTCCGTGACTATCCACAGGAAGCCCACCCTATGTCAATTCTCTCCGCAATGGTTGCATCGCTTTCTGCGTTCTATCCTGAGTTGGAGGATGCCGATCCAGAAGAGAATGTTGACTTGACAGTCAGCAGACTGCTTTCCAAGATGAGAACCATAGCAGCGTTCAGTTATCGGCAGATGAATGGACTGGATTTCGTCGACCCCTCCTATAAGTACTCCTACTGTGAGAACTTCCTGAACATGATGTTCCACACACCGGTAAATGCCTATATTCCTGACCCCTTGCATGCCAAGGCATTGAACATCCTCCTGATCCTCCACGCAGACCATGAACAGAACTGTTCCACGAGTGCCGTCCGGCTGGTAGGCAGCAGTGAGGCGAATCTCTATGCATCCGTTGCAGCAGGTTGTTGCGCCCTTTGGGGAAGCAAGCATGGTGGAGCCAACCAAGCAGTTATGCAGATGTTGTTGAAAATCCATAATGAAGGACTCAGCATTGAGCAGGTAATTGCAATGGCAAAGGACAAGGAGAACCCCTTCAGGCTCTCAGGATTCGGCCACAGGGTGTACAAGACCTATGACCCGAGGGCAAGGATTGCAAAACGTCTCAGCCAGCAAGTCCTGGGAGCTGATAGCCAGAGTGACCCACTCCTGCAAATTGCCATGGAACTGGAGCAAGCAGCCTTGAATGATCCATATTTCATCGAGCGCAACCTGTATCCAAATGTAGATTTCTACACGGGAATCATCTTTCATGCCATTGGGATTCCTGAGTCGATGTTCACCGTGCTCTTTGCCATGGGCCGGCTCCCTGGATGGATTGCCCACTGGCTTGAATGGAGACACGATCCGTACCAGAAGATTGGCCGCCCTCGCCAGGTGTACTCAGGCCCACACGTACGCAAGGTGGTACCGCTTGAGGACCGATAAGGCCCTGATCTTCGATTTTAATGGCACCCTGTTTTGGGATACCGAGTATCATCGGCAAGCATGGGGTGCCATTTCATTTCGCCTGAGGAATAAACCGCTCACAGATGATGAGAGTTACCACCTCAACGGGAGAACCAATGCTGAGACAATTACCTACCTATTGGGAAAAACCCCCAGCAGGGAAGAGGTCATTCGTATCAGCGGGGAGAAGGAGGAACTCTATGAGGATATTTGTCTTGGCAACCGTCCCCTCAGCCTCGCCCCAGGTGCCATTACCCTTTTCAAGCGAGCTAAACTGGCCGGTATTCCCCTTGCCATAGCCACCAGTGCAGGAGAGGACAACATCCGCCGCTATGAGGCATGGTTCTCTCTCAGCAAGTACGTACCCTCCTCCTTGATCATATATGATAATGGAAAGAGGAAAGGAAAACCTGCCCCAGATATCTACCAGGATACCTGCAAGGCACTGGGTCTCAGACCAGAAGCATGTACGGTCTTCGAAGACACGAAGGCCGGTATTCTCTCTGCAAGCAGGGCGGGCATTGGGAGCATTTATGCTGTTGGAAGCCCAGGAGCAGACATCCAGACAACTCAGGCCATGGAGGGTGTCCATGGCCTGATGACAGATTTTTCCGAGTTTTCTCTAGAGCAATGAGACCAGATAGGAACCAAACTCTTTGGTTCCCAACCTTGTGCACGGCTTGCCTTCAGCTTCCATCAAGCGAGCGAAGTCAGAGGTAACCATCCCTTCACTGATCGCCTTCTGTACAACACTGGTAACCAGATCGGCAGCTTCATTCCATCCAAGGTAGGAGAGCATCATCTGTGCGGAGAGTACTAGAGATAAAGGGTTCACAATGTTCTTCCCAGCAATATCAGGGGCAGTACCATGGGTTGCTTCAAAGATTGCAAAGCCGCTCTCATAGTTGATGTTCGCCCCAGGGGCAATACCGATACCACCTACCTCAGCAGCCAAGGCATCCGATACATAATCCCCATTGAGATTGAGAGTGGCAATGACATCATAGGTTTCTGGCTTGAGTAAGATATTCTGCAGGAAGGCATCGCAGATACAATCCTGGATGACCAGCGGTTCCTGGCCTTCCCGATCGATCTTCACAGTTCCATGATCATCCTCTATTGCTCCAAATTCGCGTTTTGCAAGATCATAGCCCCACTTTCTGAATCCACCTTCGGTGAATTTCATGATATTCCCTTTGTGCACCAACGTGACATTGCGTCGGTTGTTATCCAGTGCATATGAGATAGCACTGCGGATCAGGCGTTCGCTACCTTCAACAGAAACAGGTTTGATCCCCAGGGCACTGGTTTCAGGAAAGCGGATCTTGCTCACCTGCATCTCCTCTTTGAGGAATGCGATGACCTTACGAACATCCTCACTACCCGACTCCCATTCAATGCCTGCGTAGATGTCTTCTGTATTCTCACGGAAGACAACCATATCAACATTCTCTGGGTGTTTTACAGGGGAAGGAACTCCCTGGTAGTAGGAAACTGGACGGAGACAGACATACAAATCGAGGGTCTGACGGAGGGTTACATTCAAAGAACGGATTCCCTTCCCTACCGGGGTGGTCAAGGGTCCCTTGATAGCTACCTTGTATTGCTTGATTGCCTCGAGGGTCTCCTCGGGAAGGTAGTTTCCAGTTAGGTCCTTTGCCTTTCCTCCTGCAAGTATCTCCTTCCAGGTTATCTGCTTGGTATCTCCATAGGCTTTTTTGACTGCCGCTTCAACCACATTCTTCATAACCGAGGAGATCTCCTGACCTACCCCATCTCCCTCGATGTAAGGGATGATGACACTGTCAGGAACCTCCAAGGCTCCGTCTTTCATGTATATTGCCTGTTCCATCAAGCTTTCTCCTTAAGTATATTCAGCAGACCACCACCAATGAGCATCGCTCTCTGGCCATCGGTGATATCACAGCGGAGGGTTATCTCCCTGCTCTTGGTCTTGTCCTTCAAGACAACCGTCTCACCCTTGATCTGCTCTGCGATGTTCTCAATCACCAGTTCATCGTTTTGGTCAAAACGCAAGTAGTCCTCTTCCTTTACAAAGGTTAAGGGAACAATACCAAAGTTGCACAGATTGTTTTGGTGGATGCGCTCTATGGAAACGGCGATAACCGCTTTCACCCCGAGGTACATTGGACAGATTGCCGCATGTTCCCGGCTCGATCCCTGGCCATAGGAGGCCCCGGCTACGATGAAGTTGTCCTTGCCCCGGTCCTGATTCTCTGTACAGCGTTCACTGAAATGCTCATCAACCGGCTCAAAGACAAACTTGGAGTACACAGGGATATTTGAGCGGTACTTGAGCCTGGCTCCAGCAGGCATGATATGGTCGGTGGTGATCTTGTCCCCCACCTTGATCGTCACATACCCGTCCAGGTCTTCCTTGAGCGGTGTGTTCTTTGGTGGATCACCAATATTGGGTCCCCGGAAGATCTCAACATCACTGCCATCCTCGGGAGGGAAGATGAACATGGAGTCATCAATCAGGAACTGTTCAGGTTGGACTACCTTGGGGAAGGCAATGCCATGGGAGGAGAGGGGATCGGTGAACTGCCCGCTTATTGCACTCAGAGCTGCAGTCTCAGGACTGACCAGATAGACCTGCCCACTCTTGGTGCCGCTACGTCCTTCAAAGTTGCGATTGCTGGTCCTGAGTGAGACCCCATCGGTTCCCGGACTCTGATGGTTTCCAATACAGAACCCACAGGCACTCTCCAGGATTCGGGCACCACTGGCGATCATCTTCGCTAATGAGCCATCCTTGCTGAGCATCAGGAACACTTCACGGCTTCCCGGGGCAATCCCAAGGCTTACATGCTCTGCCACTGTATGCCCATCAAGGATGTCGGCTACTTTTTTCATATCGGCATAGCTGGAGTTGGTGCAGGAACCGATAAGAACTTGCTCAATCCGTTTCCCTGAAAGCGATGCTACGGTTGCAATATTCCCAGGTGAATGGGGACATGCTACCTTGGGCTCCAATGCCGTGAGATCAATTTCAAACAGTTCGTCATAGACTGCTCCCTCATCAGCACTAAGCTCGACCCAGTCTGCTTCCCTTCCCTGAGCCTTCAGGAATGCACGTGTTTTCTCGTCAGAGGGGAAGATACTCGTGGTGACGCCACATTCAGCACCCATGTTGCATATGGTCGAACGCTCAGGGACTTCCAGGGTCTGGACGCCTACACCAGTGTATTCAAAGATACAGTTCACATTGCCTTTCACCCCGAAACGCTCAAGAACGGTCAGGATGACATCTTTCGCAGAGACCCAAGGCCGGAGTTTTCCATGAAGACGGATCTCTATGACTTTCGGGCTGATCAAGTGGAAGCTTTGGCCGGCCATGGCAACCGCTACATCGAGCCCACCTGCTCCGATTGCGATCATGCCGATGCCACCACCGGTTGGGGTATGGCTGTCACTGCCAAGCAGTGTTTTCCCAGGTTTTCCGAATCGCTCAAGATGCACCTGGTGGCAAATACCATTTCCCGGACGGGAGAATACCACTCCCTTGGCAGCTGCAACACTCTGGAGATAGTGATGGTCATCTGCGTTCTCGAATCCTACTTGGATGGTGTTATGATCAACATAGCTTACAGCCAGCTCGTTCTGGACGTGATCCAAACCCATCGCCTCAAATTGCAGGTAGGCCATGGTACCAGTGGCATCCTGTGTGAGTGTCTGGTCAATATGGATCCCAATCGGGTTTCCCGTTCCCAGTGTTCCCTCTTCCAGATGGGAAGCTAGAATTTTTTCAGTCAAGGTCTTGCTCATAGTGGGCTCCTTTTGGCGTCTTTGTTCTCTATTGTATACGAACTCTAGGTTGTGTGTAAAACTACTTTGCCTTAATCCTGTTCCTTTCAATGAAGAAGGCAACAAGCAATTCAACCATGACGAGGATGATGGCGGCAGTCCCAATGACAAGCAACACCTTGGAGAACGAGAGTTGCTCGTACACACTTCCTCCCACGACTGCGCCCAGTATGGTTCCTACGGTCAGCAAGACCTCATGGATGATCATTCTCCCCGATCGGTTCACACTACCACTTGCCCCATGGAACATACTCTGGTCATAGGCGAATGCAAACAGTATTCCGAACAACAAGAAAAAGAGTGCGAAGGGAAGCGGGGAGGAGAAAACCATGGCAACAAGGGAGAGCACCCCAAAGAGCAGTTGTACCAGGAAGATGTAGCGCTTCTTGAAATGCCAGAATTCCAACTTGCCCAATACCAGAAAACTCAGACAGGTGGCGACTCCCCGAACGAGCAAAAGCAAGCCTGTCTGGCTTTCACTGATCTTCAGGACATCCTGGGCGTACAAGGGGAAAATGGTAAGGATGACGCTCATACCGCTGTACAGAGAGATGATGCCTACCCAGGCATAGAAGCGCAGAGGCGTGCTCGCATCCTCCCGGTTATTCTCCTTGTTGTCGGCATGTTCACTCTGCACTGCCCTGATCCCAGGCACCAGAGCACTGGTGATAGCAAGAAGAAGAAATACCAGGATAAACATGAAGATGGCAACATAAAAAGGTGTGGTGGTGGAAACCTCAACGAGAATGCCGGCAATATAACTGGAGATGCCGACTCCGAAAGACCAGGAGAAGTTGAAGGCATTGGTGACATGATTGAGCTGTGCTCCCTCCTTCCCTCTTGAGAACCATCCCTCTATTTGTGGCCACAGAAGACTCATGAAAGCCCCATAGAACACCAAAGCAA is from uncultured Sphaerochaeta sp. and encodes:
- a CDS encoding metalloregulator ArsR/SmtB family transcription factor, which codes for MEEFVLPLDEEIVDIADFFKVFGDPTRLKILFLLEQGERGVNAISEELNMQQSTISQQLKLLRARRLVRFRKDGRNVLYRLNDEHIHDILAMGIEHYQELL
- a CDS encoding argininosuccinate synthase → MDKEKIILAYSGGLDTSVILKWLANKGFDVIAYVANVGQNEDFAAIEKKALATGASKVYVEDLREELVTEYIFPALQANTIYEGTYMLGTSLARPIIAKRQIEIARKEGTVYVSHGATGKGNDQVRFEFGYYMHMPEVKIISPWKDPEWLSQFEGRSDMIAYAKKYDIPVKASTKKPYSEDENLIHISHEAGILEDPSLRADDDVYSLTLSPKEAKDEETLLTFTFEDGIPVSVKNEGDQTVVTDPLQMILYLNKMGHGNAIGRVDMVENRYIGIKSRGVYETPGCEILWKAHHNLEGITMDKEAMHLRDSLMPKYSELIYNGYWGAPEFEMLRSAFTVSQKHVTGTSKVILYKGNVIFAGVESPFSLYDEEMGSMDKAGGYEPVDCKGFININAIRLIASSKRG
- a CDS encoding ABC transporter ATP-binding protein, giving the protein MLVCDQITKRYGNQPRKAVDTLTFSIAPGQIFGFLGPNGAGKSTTIKMLTGLLKPDSGSVSFMGYSLHTDPLSYKRLIGYVPDEPLFYERMSGYEHLSFIADLYGVGVGKRKQRVDELGERLLLSHALKDEISSYSHGMKQKLSIISALLPSPKLLILDEPMVGLDPKAAFILKTLMGEFAESGNTVFFSTHVLEVAQQLCSSLGIIKEGLLLYNGTLQELQSRTQELDATLESLFLELTESEG
- a CDS encoding citrate synthase yields the protein MDIKEKAAKLVLEDKEFDLTVITDNMGGKSIDITALRKSTGFITYDPGFVNTGSCMSNICFVDGEQGILRYRGYDIEDLVENCDFVEVAHLLIKGELPTLAQRHTYADMLNRHSLLHVDMRNFFRDYPQEAHPMSILSAMVASLSAFYPELEDADPEENVDLTVSRLLSKMRTIAAFSYRQMNGLDFVDPSYKYSYCENFLNMMFHTPVNAYIPDPLHAKALNILLILHADHEQNCSTSAVRLVGSSEANLYASVAAGCCALWGSKHGGANQAVMQMLLKIHNEGLSIEQVIAMAKDKENPFRLSGFGHRVYKTYDPRARIAKRLSQQVLGADSQSDPLLQIAMELEQAALNDPYFIERNLYPNVDFYTGIIFHAIGIPESMFTVLFAMGRLPGWIAHWLEWRHDPYQKIGRPRQVYSGPHVRKVVPLEDR
- the hflC gene encoding protease modulator HflC, which codes for MSTNTNKKLVTTLVVLVVFIAIFILLGPFYILSEGQQSVITRFGKIVDTAQTAGLKFKMPLVDNVVIYPKKILSWDGAAQRIPTKENQFIWVDTTARWRIADPAKYYETVNTLNNGIFRLNDVLDSSIRTIISENYLNEAVRNSNEINVIEVEEQVQNVESVEDAERLRNLTATVAKQETISIGRDGLSNMMFAQAKQFTDEFGIELIDIVIRQIRYSDDLTESVYQRMIKERNQIAEAYRSYGRGQLAQWQGKTEGEEKQILSEAYAESEKIKGIADAEAAKVYAESYEVDPEFFELWRTLESYRKTVPGLDKILSTDMQYFDMIYGRDAQQ
- a CDS encoding HAD family phosphatase, which gives rise to MRTDKALIFDFNGTLFWDTEYHRQAWGAISFRLRNKPLTDDESYHLNGRTNAETITYLLGKTPSREEVIRISGEKEELYEDICLGNRPLSLAPGAITLFKRAKLAGIPLAIATSAGEDNIRRYEAWFSLSKYVPSSLIIYDNGKRKGKPAPDIYQDTCKALGLRPEACTVFEDTKAGILSASRAGIGSIYAVGSPGADIQTTQAMEGVHGLMTDFSEFSLEQ
- the icd gene encoding NADP-dependent isocitrate dehydrogenase; protein product: MEQAIYMKDGALEVPDSVIIPYIEGDGVGQEISSVMKNVVEAAVKKAYGDTKQITWKEILAGGKAKDLTGNYLPEETLEAIKQYKVAIKGPLTTPVGKGIRSLNVTLRQTLDLYVCLRPVSYYQGVPSPVKHPENVDMVVFRENTEDIYAGIEWESGSEDVRKVIAFLKEEMQVSKIRFPETSALGIKPVSVEGSERLIRSAISYALDNNRRNVTLVHKGNIMKFTEGGFRKWGYDLAKREFGAIEDDHGTVKIDREGQEPLVIQDCICDAFLQNILLKPETYDVIATLNLNGDYVSDALAAEVGGIGIAPGANINYESGFAIFEATHGTAPDIAGKNIVNPLSLVLSAQMMLSYLGWNEAADLVTSVVQKAISEGMVTSDFARLMEAEGKPCTRLGTKEFGSYLVSLL
- a CDS encoding HAD family hydrolase, whose amino-acid sequence is MREKSLTIFDFDGTLYPINSYDSEQLLILSAAKERGVLFKKRGKHFIEQDQKGVFDDASFHHRYEKLVKRATSTMIDEVADILLSSIGKREKEALLRLSQISDLGILTCGTENIAKAFLQKLGMEDSFSFIRGKRLVRNKEGNFHLFVDIAGPGDKALAVDSLREDYKTILAIGDGPTDIPMLEAADYGMIVAWNRKNRQYPFDTFPSLESAVLHSIGYLESNRRA
- a CDS encoding nucleoside deaminase is translated as MDARAYLQLAIDEARKTMNNDEGGPFGAVVVDTKDGSLYVASNNVLADHDPTSHAEINAIREACLKKGTHDLSGCILYTTCYPCPMCLSASIWANIKEVYYGCTPEDAEAIGFRDDYIYRYIQEGCKDQEVLNLTQAEREMCLELFGEYAQDEFQRY
- a CDS encoding aconitate hydratase; amino-acid sequence: MSKTLTEKILASHLEEGTLGTGNPIGIHIDQTLTQDATGTMAYLQFEAMGLDHVQNELAVSYVDHNTIQVGFENADDHHYLQSVAAAKGVVFSRPGNGICHQVHLERFGKPGKTLLGSDSHTPTGGGIGMIAIGAGGLDVAVAMAGQSFHLISPKVIEIRLHGKLRPWVSAKDVILTVLERFGVKGNVNCIFEYTGVGVQTLEVPERSTICNMGAECGVTTSIFPSDEKTRAFLKAQGREADWVELSADEGAVYDELFEIDLTALEPKVACPHSPGNIATVASLSGKRIEQVLIGSCTNSSYADMKKVADILDGHTVAEHVSLGIAPGSREVFLMLSKDGSLAKMIASGARILESACGFCIGNHQSPGTDGVSLRTSNRNFEGRSGTKSGQVYLVSPETAALSAISGQFTDPLSSHGIAFPKVVQPEQFLIDDSMFIFPPEDGSDVEIFRGPNIGDPPKNTPLKEDLDGYVTIKVGDKITTDHIMPAGARLKYRSNIPVYSKFVFEPVDEHFSERCTENQDRGKDNFIVAGASYGQGSSREHAAICPMYLGVKAVIAVSIERIHQNNLCNFGIVPLTFVKEEDYLRFDQNDELVIENIAEQIKGETVVLKDKTKSREITLRCDITDGQRAMLIGGGLLNILKEKA